From the Chloroflexota bacterium genome, the window CAGCCCCAGGAACGCACCGACCGTCGCCAGCGGCAGCGCCGTCTGGATCAGCAACGGCTGAAGCCAGTTCTCGTAGAGGATCGAGAGCACCATGAACATCAGGATCACCGAGGCGGCCAGCCCCAGCCCAAGCTGCGTGAACGATTCCTGCTGCGTCTGAGCCGTCCCCGCCAGCTCCCAACGCGCACCGGCCGGCAGATTCAGGCCGTTCAGCGTGCGGGTCGCAGCCTCTGTGGCCGCGCCCAGGGGCACGCCATTCGGCTGCGCGCCGAGCGTCGCGGTCCGCTGCCGATTGACTCGCGTGATGCGCGTCGGCTTCTGGTCGGTGGAGACGGTGGCAACCTGTCGGAGGGTGACCGGGATGCCCTGCCGTTCGACCAGGGGCAGGCTGCCGATAGCATCGACATTCGAGCGGACCTCGGCCGGCAAGCCGACCCGCACGTCACGGTCCTGCCCGCCCGGCTCGGTCCATTGTCCGACAACGGTCCCTTCCAGCGCCACGCGCACCAGATTGCTGACGGCCTGCGCGGTGAGGCCGAGGTCCTGAAGCCGCGCGGCCTGTGGTGTGACGGTCGCCTCGGGGCCAACGGCGAGGCTGCTCGTCACGTCGGCCAGCTCGGGCTGCGCGGCGAGCTGTTGCTGCGCCGTGGCGGCAAGCTGGGCCAGTTGATCCAGGTCGCTGGCGAAGACGTTGAGTTGCAGCGGCTGGCCCGTCCCGCCTGCGCCGCTGGCCGCGACCCGCGTCCGCAGATCCGGGATCAACTCCGCGCCGGCATCGGCCACCACGCGCGCGATCTCCTGGCTGGTCCGGACCCGGTCCTTCGGGCCGGTCAGCGCCAGCGTCAGGGTGATCAGGCGCGGATCCTCGTTTGCCTCGGCCCGCCCGACCTGGGTGTACACCGTCTGAACGTCCGGGAAGTAGGTCTTGTCGAGGACAATCGACTCCCAGCGCTGGGCCGCCCGTCCGGACGCCTCCAGCGCGGTCCCTGGCGGCAGCTCACCCACGACGGAGGCCGTCGTCGCGTTGGTCTCTGGGACGAACTCCGTGCCGATGAACGGCAGAATCAGGGCGTTGGAGAGAAAGACCAGGCCGGTCAGACCGATCACTGCCAGCCGGTGCCGCAACGACCAGGAGAGCAGGCGAGCGTAGCCCCGCGCCATCCGCTGGTACAGCGGCTCCCACGACTGGGCGATGCGTGTCAAGAACGAGCGCCCCTCGACGGCCGCCAGCCAGCGCGAGGCGATCAACGGTGTCAGCGTGAAGCTCACCACCAGCGACGCCAGCACCGCCGCCACCATCACGATGGCGAAGCTCCGCAGGAACGCCCCCACGATGCCACTCAGGACGATGATCGGTCCCCAGACGGCCACGTCCACCATCGTGATCGCGATAGCCGCCATGCCGATCTCGCTGCGCCCCTCGATGGCGGCCGTCTGGGGATCTTCGTCGCGCTCCAGGTGGGAGTGGATGTTCTCCAGCACCACAATCGAGTCGTCCACCAGCACGCCGATGGCAGTCGTCAGGCCGATCAGGCTGATGTTGTTCAGCGTGAGGCCCGTCAGCTTCATGACGATCAGCGCGATCAGCAGCGAGATCGGGATCGCGATCAGGACGATCACGGTCGAGCGGAGGCTGTGCAGGAAGAAGAACAGCACGACGCCGGTGATGATCGCGGCGAGGATCAGCTCCTCCTCGACGCCGCGCACCGTCTGGCGGACCGTCGTGCTCTGGTCGATGATCGTCTCCAGGCGATACCCGCTCGGAAGCTGGCTCTGGAGCTGGGCGATCAGGGGCTTGAGCTCGTCCACGGTCTGGGCGATGTTGGCGTTGGACTGCTTGTAGACCAGCAAGCCAACTGCCGACTGACCGTTGACGCGCAGGATCTGCTGGGCCTCCTCGCCGGCCACCGAGATATTGGCCACGTTCGCCAGAGTCAGGCCGACCGGAGCCGACGAACCAGCCGCGCTGACGGGCACGTTTCCGAGGGCCGTCAGGTCGGGGCCGCGCGTGCTGATGCGGACTGGCGCTTGCTGCGTCGCGCCAGCATTCGTGAAGCGCCCGCCGGCCGTGCTGACGAACTGACTCTGCACGGCGCTGGTGACGTCGTTGACGGTCAGCCC encodes:
- a CDS encoding efflux RND transporter permease subunit, giving the protein MKLTRLAVFHPVIALTITAAVVIFGVAAYFTLGLEQNPQVNVPIVTITAPYPGASAESVEESVTRPIEDAVAGLGGIKTITSNSQTSVASIVVEFQDGTDVDVAAGDLQQRISGIRSTLPPEVEDPSYAKLDFNDVAVLNLAVTGEGTPDPLELYRVADDIVRPNLETGSGVGRVVVVGGQAPEVHVDILPDRLRAYGLTVNDVTSAVQSQFVSTAGGRFTNAGATQQAPVRISTRGPDLTALGNVPVSAAGSSAPVGLTLANVANISVAGEEAQQILRVNGQSAVGLLVYKQSNANIAQTVDELKPLIAQLQSQLPSGYRLETIIDQSTTVRQTVRGVEEELILAAIITGVVLFFFLHSLRSTVIVLIAIPISLLIALIVMKLTGLTLNNISLIGLTTAIGVLVDDSIVVLENIHSHLERDEDPQTAAIEGRSEIGMAAIAITMVDVAVWGPIIVLSGIVGAFLRSFAIVMVAAVLASLVVSFTLTPLIASRWLAAVEGRSFLTRIAQSWEPLYQRMARGYARLLSWSLRHRLAVIGLTGLVFLSNALILPFIGTEFVPETNATTASVVGELPPGTALEASGRAAQRWESIVLDKTYFPDVQTVYTQVGRAEANEDPRLITLTLALTGPKDRVRTSQEIARVVADAGAELIPDLRTRVAASGAGGTGQPLQLNVFASDLDQLAQLAATAQQQLAAQPELADVTSSLAVGPEATVTPQAARLQDLGLTAQAVSNLVRVALEGTVVGQWTEPGGQDRDVRVGLPAEVRSNVDAIGSLPLVERQGIPVTLRQVATVSTDQKPTRITRVNRQRTATLGAQPNGVPLGAATEAATRTLNGLNLPAGARWELAGTAQTQQESFTQLGLGLAASVILMFMVLSILYENWLQPLLIQTALPLATVGAFLGLLVFGQTLSLPTFIGLIALFGLVGKNSILLVDRANHLRQEGMDRIAALEEAGQSRLRPILMTSAVLIFSMLPVALKLGEGGEGRAPLGAVLVGGMLTNTLLSLVYVPVAYTYFDSFGVWLVGLFRRGAGRPGWRGGLQQSVDGRRSADGRASAAPTTAGR